A window of the Miscanthus floridulus cultivar M001 chromosome 14, ASM1932011v1, whole genome shotgun sequence genome harbors these coding sequences:
- the LOC136503284 gene encoding uncharacterized protein isoform X1 has product MRCLVGGGVQDSPRAAAKRVSPASWRLDTAAPEAEAAKGPRVCFRPRDVMETVHEVAIYIHRFHNLDLFQQGWYQMKISAMWEEGGNKTPASPARVVQYEACDVGADDALGIWRIDDVDNSFHTQPFRIKYARQDIYLSVMVSFNILNSEEEGPAASAVMLKFELIYAPTLDNGSELQASSVTSSAAVHEFRIPHRALLGLHSYCPVHFDAFHSVLVDLTLHIVYLKAGAIKSSLKVPDQGLGPTSYNIVKALLTSRKMLLEELNKISGAIGKTVEDLDVADLNLGKYESFNASKSGLPNSSKVFPATGKGVGQLAGILHDFLERPNDMVNGTDDSMLYTLPQEELFELFLTLSGQLSLLWNAFLKFHRLNKTKILDYLHDVWAIDRKAEWSIWTVHSKIEMPHRYLRSMTDDSTHHHSLLRGSVSRKFHDDPVQNSVSRAELHRKSIAQMKINTQSVQDMHIYADPSRVPVVLIEQHVMVVPQHSSSKDLASSPEQKDTIVLPKLQGESLVSKSSAGKKSGRILRAVIFVHGFQGHHLDLRLVRNQWLLLDPGADCLMSEANEDKTSGDFKEMGSRLAGEVVAFLKKKMDKLSRYGGCKELKLNFVGHSIGNIIIRSALAEPALQPYLKNLYTYMSISGPHLGYWYSSNSLFNSGLWLLKKLKGVQCIHQLTFSDDQDPQNTYFYKLCKLKTLENFKNIILLSSPQDGYVPYHSARIELCPAASSDTSKKGEVFTEMLNNCLDQIRAPSSDTRTFMRCDVNFDQSNQGRSLNTMIGRAAHIEFLETDVYAKFMMWSFPDLFR; this is encoded by the exons ATGAGGTGCctcgtcggcggcggcgtccaGGACAGCCCGCGCGCAGCGGCCAAGAGGGTATCGCCGGCGTCGTGGCGGCTGGACACCGCCGcgccggaggcggaggcggccaaGGGGCCCAGGGTCTGCTTCAGGCCGCGGGACGTCATGGAGACGGTGCACGAGGTGGCCATTTACATCCACCGCTTCCACAACCTCGATCTGTTCCAGCAAGG ATGGTATCAGATGAAGATTAGTGCAATGTGGGAGGAAGGTGGCAACAAAACACCGGCTTCGCCTGCCAGGGTCGTGCAATATGAAG CTTGTGATGTTGGTGCGGATGATGCATTGGGCATTTGGAGAATAGATGACGTCGACAATAGCTTCCACACACAGCCGTTTCGGATCAAGTATGCCAGACAAGATATCTATCTATCGGTCATGGTGTCTTTCAACATATTAAATAGTGAAGAGGAG GGTCCAGCGGCTTCGGCTGTGATGTTGAAGTTTGAGCTGATATATGCCCCAACCCTAGACAATGG GTCTGAGCTTCAAGCTTCCAGTGTCACATCTTCAGCAGCTGTGCACGAATTTAGGATCCCACACAGAGCGCTCCTGGGTCTGCACTCGTACTGTCCAGTTCACTTTGATGCGTTCCACTCTGTGCTTGTTGATCTGACATTACACATAGTGTACCTGAAAGCTGGTGCAATTAAATCATCATTGAAG GTACCAGACCAAGGTTTAGGTCCAACATCATATAACATTGTTAAGGCATTATTAACTTCTAGAAAAATGTTGCTTGAAGAACTGAACAAAATCAGTGGTGCTATTGGTAAGACAGTCGAGGATTTAGACGTTGCTGACTTGAATCTTGGTAAATATGAGTCATTTAATGCATCAAAATCTGGACTACCGAATTCTAGTAAAGTGTTCCCTGCAACTGGCAAGGGTGTGGGACAGTTGGCTGGAATTTTACATGACTTCTTGGAG AGACCCAACGATATGGTTAATGGTACAGATGATTCTATGCTGTATACTCTTCCCCAGGAAGAGCTGTTTGAACTGTTTCTAACTCTGAGTGGACAGCTTTCACTTCTATGGAATGCATTCTTGAAATTTCATAG GCTAAATAAAACAAAGATATTGGATTACTTGCACGATGTTTGGGCTATTGACAGGAAGGCAGAATGGTCAATATGGACTGTTCACTCAAAAATTGAGATGCCGCATCGCTATCTGCGGAGTATGACTGATGACTCAACTCACCATCATTCCCTTCTTAGAGGTTCTGTCTCAAGGAAGTTCCATGATGAC CCTGTACAGAACTCTGTTTCACGGGCAGAACTACACAGGAAAAGCATAGCACAAATGAAG ATCAATACACAGTCTGTTCAAGATATGCATATATATGCTGATCCTTCACGTGTTCCTGTTGTTCTTATAGAACAACATGTCATGGTTGTTCCACAGCATAGTTCCAGCAAGGATCTGGCTTCGAGTCCTGAACAAAAGGATACTATTGTGCTACCTAAACTACAAGGAGAGTCTCTGGTATCCAAAAGTAGTGCTGGTAAAAAAAGTGGACGCATCTTGCGAGCTGTCATTTTTGTGCATGGTTTTCAG GGTCACCATTTGGATTTACGTCTTGTTAGAAACCAATGGCTTCTATTGGATCCTGGAGCTGATTGCCTAATGTCTGAGGCTAATGAAGATAAAACATCTGGAGACTTCAAAGAAATGGGTAGCAGGTTGGCTGGGGAGGTAGTTGCCTTCCTGAAGAAGAAAATGGATAAGCTTTCAAGATACGGAGGCTGCAAAGAGCTGAAGTTAAATTTTGTTGGCCATTCCATTGGGAACATCATCATTAGAAGTGCCCTGGCAG AACCTGCATTGCAACCATACTTGAAGAACCTCTACACGTACATGTCAATATCAGGGCCTCACTTGGGTTACTGGTACAGTTCAAATTCGTTGTTCAATTCTGGACTCTGGCTGCTGAAAAAGCTCAAGGGAGTGCAATGCATCCATCAACTCACTTTCAGTGATGATCAAGACCCCCAAAATACATACTTTTATAAGCTTTGCAAG TTGAAAACATTGGAGAACTTCAAAAATATCATATTGTTATCATCACCACAG GATGGCTATGTACCATATCATTCAGCGAGAATTGAGCTCTGCCCAGCTGCATCATCAGACACCTCAAAGAAGGGTGAAGTCTTCACAGAAATGCTCAACAACTGCTTGGACCAGATCCGTGCGCCCTCATCCGACACCCGGACATTCATGCGCTGCGATGTGAATTTCGACCAGTCCAACCAAGGGCGAAGCCTGAACACCATGATCGGCAGAGCAGCCCACATCGAGTTCCTGGAGACCGACGTctacgccaagttcatgatgTGGTCCTTCCCTGACCTGTTCCGATGA
- the LOC136503284 gene encoding uncharacterized protein isoform X3, whose amino-acid sequence MLKFELIYAPTLDNGSELQASSVTSSAAVHEFRIPHRALLGLHSYCPVHFDAFHSVLVDLTLHIVYLKAGAIKSSLKVPDQGLGPTSYNIVKALLTSRKMLLEELNKISGAIGKTVEDLDVADLNLGKYESFNASKSGLPNSSKVFPATGKGVGQLAGILHDFLERPNDMVNGTDDSMLYTLPQEELFELFLTLSGQLSLLWNAFLKFHRLNKTKILDYLHDVWAIDRKAEWSIWTVHSKIEMPHRYLRSMTDDSTHHHSLLRGSVSRKFHDDPVQNSVSRAELHRKSIAQMKINTQSVQDMHIYADPSRVPVVLIEQHVMVVPQHSSSKDLASSPEQKDTIVLPKLQGESLVSKSSAGKKSGRILRAVIFVHGFQGHHLDLRLVRNQWLLLDPGADCLMSEANEDKTSGDFKEMGSRLAGEVVAFLKKKMDKLSRYGGCKELKLNFVGHSIGNIIIRSALAEPALQPYLKNLYTYMSISGPHLGYWYSSNSLFNSGLWLLKKLKGVQCIHQLTFSDDQDPQNTYFYKLCKLKTLENFKNIILLSSPQDGYVPYHSARIELCPAASSDTSKKGEVFTEMLNNCLDQIRAPSSDTRTFMRCDVNFDQSNQGRSLNTMIGRAAHIEFLETDVYAKFMMWSFPDLFR is encoded by the exons ATGTTGAAGTTTGAGCTGATATATGCCCCAACCCTAGACAATGG GTCTGAGCTTCAAGCTTCCAGTGTCACATCTTCAGCAGCTGTGCACGAATTTAGGATCCCACACAGAGCGCTCCTGGGTCTGCACTCGTACTGTCCAGTTCACTTTGATGCGTTCCACTCTGTGCTTGTTGATCTGACATTACACATAGTGTACCTGAAAGCTGGTGCAATTAAATCATCATTGAAG GTACCAGACCAAGGTTTAGGTCCAACATCATATAACATTGTTAAGGCATTATTAACTTCTAGAAAAATGTTGCTTGAAGAACTGAACAAAATCAGTGGTGCTATTGGTAAGACAGTCGAGGATTTAGACGTTGCTGACTTGAATCTTGGTAAATATGAGTCATTTAATGCATCAAAATCTGGACTACCGAATTCTAGTAAAGTGTTCCCTGCAACTGGCAAGGGTGTGGGACAGTTGGCTGGAATTTTACATGACTTCTTGGAG AGACCCAACGATATGGTTAATGGTACAGATGATTCTATGCTGTATACTCTTCCCCAGGAAGAGCTGTTTGAACTGTTTCTAACTCTGAGTGGACAGCTTTCACTTCTATGGAATGCATTCTTGAAATTTCATAG GCTAAATAAAACAAAGATATTGGATTACTTGCACGATGTTTGGGCTATTGACAGGAAGGCAGAATGGTCAATATGGACTGTTCACTCAAAAATTGAGATGCCGCATCGCTATCTGCGGAGTATGACTGATGACTCAACTCACCATCATTCCCTTCTTAGAGGTTCTGTCTCAAGGAAGTTCCATGATGAC CCTGTACAGAACTCTGTTTCACGGGCAGAACTACACAGGAAAAGCATAGCACAAATGAAG ATCAATACACAGTCTGTTCAAGATATGCATATATATGCTGATCCTTCACGTGTTCCTGTTGTTCTTATAGAACAACATGTCATGGTTGTTCCACAGCATAGTTCCAGCAAGGATCTGGCTTCGAGTCCTGAACAAAAGGATACTATTGTGCTACCTAAACTACAAGGAGAGTCTCTGGTATCCAAAAGTAGTGCTGGTAAAAAAAGTGGACGCATCTTGCGAGCTGTCATTTTTGTGCATGGTTTTCAG GGTCACCATTTGGATTTACGTCTTGTTAGAAACCAATGGCTTCTATTGGATCCTGGAGCTGATTGCCTAATGTCTGAGGCTAATGAAGATAAAACATCTGGAGACTTCAAAGAAATGGGTAGCAGGTTGGCTGGGGAGGTAGTTGCCTTCCTGAAGAAGAAAATGGATAAGCTTTCAAGATACGGAGGCTGCAAAGAGCTGAAGTTAAATTTTGTTGGCCATTCCATTGGGAACATCATCATTAGAAGTGCCCTGGCAG AACCTGCATTGCAACCATACTTGAAGAACCTCTACACGTACATGTCAATATCAGGGCCTCACTTGGGTTACTGGTACAGTTCAAATTCGTTGTTCAATTCTGGACTCTGGCTGCTGAAAAAGCTCAAGGGAGTGCAATGCATCCATCAACTCACTTTCAGTGATGATCAAGACCCCCAAAATACATACTTTTATAAGCTTTGCAAG TTGAAAACATTGGAGAACTTCAAAAATATCATATTGTTATCATCACCACAG GATGGCTATGTACCATATCATTCAGCGAGAATTGAGCTCTGCCCAGCTGCATCATCAGACACCTCAAAGAAGGGTGAAGTCTTCACAGAAATGCTCAACAACTGCTTGGACCAGATCCGTGCGCCCTCATCCGACACCCGGACATTCATGCGCTGCGATGTGAATTTCGACCAGTCCAACCAAGGGCGAAGCCTGAACACCATGATCGGCAGAGCAGCCCACATCGAGTTCCTGGAGACCGACGTctacgccaagttcatgatgTGGTCCTTCCCTGACCTGTTCCGATGA
- the LOC136503284 gene encoding uncharacterized protein isoform X2, translating to MKVDCAACDVGADDALGIWRIDDVDNSFHTQPFRIKYARQDIYLSVMVSFNILNSEEEGPAASAVMLKFELIYAPTLDNGSELQASSVTSSAAVHEFRIPHRALLGLHSYCPVHFDAFHSVLVDLTLHIVYLKAGAIKSSLKVPDQGLGPTSYNIVKALLTSRKMLLEELNKISGAIGKTVEDLDVADLNLGKYESFNASKSGLPNSSKVFPATGKGVGQLAGILHDFLERPNDMVNGTDDSMLYTLPQEELFELFLTLSGQLSLLWNAFLKFHRLNKTKILDYLHDVWAIDRKAEWSIWTVHSKIEMPHRYLRSMTDDSTHHHSLLRGSVSRKFHDDPVQNSVSRAELHRKSIAQMKINTQSVQDMHIYADPSRVPVVLIEQHVMVVPQHSSSKDLASSPEQKDTIVLPKLQGESLVSKSSAGKKSGRILRAVIFVHGFQGHHLDLRLVRNQWLLLDPGADCLMSEANEDKTSGDFKEMGSRLAGEVVAFLKKKMDKLSRYGGCKELKLNFVGHSIGNIIIRSALAEPALQPYLKNLYTYMSISGPHLGYWYSSNSLFNSGLWLLKKLKGVQCIHQLTFSDDQDPQNTYFYKLCKLKTLENFKNIILLSSPQDGYVPYHSARIELCPAASSDTSKKGEVFTEMLNNCLDQIRAPSSDTRTFMRCDVNFDQSNQGRSLNTMIGRAAHIEFLETDVYAKFMMWSFPDLFR from the exons ATGAAG GTGGATTGTGCAGCTTGTGATGTTGGTGCGGATGATGCATTGGGCATTTGGAGAATAGATGACGTCGACAATAGCTTCCACACACAGCCGTTTCGGATCAAGTATGCCAGACAAGATATCTATCTATCGGTCATGGTGTCTTTCAACATATTAAATAGTGAAGAGGAG GGTCCAGCGGCTTCGGCTGTGATGTTGAAGTTTGAGCTGATATATGCCCCAACCCTAGACAATGG GTCTGAGCTTCAAGCTTCCAGTGTCACATCTTCAGCAGCTGTGCACGAATTTAGGATCCCACACAGAGCGCTCCTGGGTCTGCACTCGTACTGTCCAGTTCACTTTGATGCGTTCCACTCTGTGCTTGTTGATCTGACATTACACATAGTGTACCTGAAAGCTGGTGCAATTAAATCATCATTGAAG GTACCAGACCAAGGTTTAGGTCCAACATCATATAACATTGTTAAGGCATTATTAACTTCTAGAAAAATGTTGCTTGAAGAACTGAACAAAATCAGTGGTGCTATTGGTAAGACAGTCGAGGATTTAGACGTTGCTGACTTGAATCTTGGTAAATATGAGTCATTTAATGCATCAAAATCTGGACTACCGAATTCTAGTAAAGTGTTCCCTGCAACTGGCAAGGGTGTGGGACAGTTGGCTGGAATTTTACATGACTTCTTGGAG AGACCCAACGATATGGTTAATGGTACAGATGATTCTATGCTGTATACTCTTCCCCAGGAAGAGCTGTTTGAACTGTTTCTAACTCTGAGTGGACAGCTTTCACTTCTATGGAATGCATTCTTGAAATTTCATAG GCTAAATAAAACAAAGATATTGGATTACTTGCACGATGTTTGGGCTATTGACAGGAAGGCAGAATGGTCAATATGGACTGTTCACTCAAAAATTGAGATGCCGCATCGCTATCTGCGGAGTATGACTGATGACTCAACTCACCATCATTCCCTTCTTAGAGGTTCTGTCTCAAGGAAGTTCCATGATGAC CCTGTACAGAACTCTGTTTCACGGGCAGAACTACACAGGAAAAGCATAGCACAAATGAAG ATCAATACACAGTCTGTTCAAGATATGCATATATATGCTGATCCTTCACGTGTTCCTGTTGTTCTTATAGAACAACATGTCATGGTTGTTCCACAGCATAGTTCCAGCAAGGATCTGGCTTCGAGTCCTGAACAAAAGGATACTATTGTGCTACCTAAACTACAAGGAGAGTCTCTGGTATCCAAAAGTAGTGCTGGTAAAAAAAGTGGACGCATCTTGCGAGCTGTCATTTTTGTGCATGGTTTTCAG GGTCACCATTTGGATTTACGTCTTGTTAGAAACCAATGGCTTCTATTGGATCCTGGAGCTGATTGCCTAATGTCTGAGGCTAATGAAGATAAAACATCTGGAGACTTCAAAGAAATGGGTAGCAGGTTGGCTGGGGAGGTAGTTGCCTTCCTGAAGAAGAAAATGGATAAGCTTTCAAGATACGGAGGCTGCAAAGAGCTGAAGTTAAATTTTGTTGGCCATTCCATTGGGAACATCATCATTAGAAGTGCCCTGGCAG AACCTGCATTGCAACCATACTTGAAGAACCTCTACACGTACATGTCAATATCAGGGCCTCACTTGGGTTACTGGTACAGTTCAAATTCGTTGTTCAATTCTGGACTCTGGCTGCTGAAAAAGCTCAAGGGAGTGCAATGCATCCATCAACTCACTTTCAGTGATGATCAAGACCCCCAAAATACATACTTTTATAAGCTTTGCAAG TTGAAAACATTGGAGAACTTCAAAAATATCATATTGTTATCATCACCACAG GATGGCTATGTACCATATCATTCAGCGAGAATTGAGCTCTGCCCAGCTGCATCATCAGACACCTCAAAGAAGGGTGAAGTCTTCACAGAAATGCTCAACAACTGCTTGGACCAGATCCGTGCGCCCTCATCCGACACCCGGACATTCATGCGCTGCGATGTGAATTTCGACCAGTCCAACCAAGGGCGAAGCCTGAACACCATGATCGGCAGAGCAGCCCACATCGAGTTCCTGGAGACCGACGTctacgccaagttcatgatgTGGTCCTTCCCTGACCTGTTCCGATGA